CAAAAAGCGCGAGCGAGAAATGGTTGTTTGCGACCACGTCTAACGGGTTCGGCCTGGGCTTATTCGGCGAGATGCTCGGCCGGGCGTCCTTCGATTTCGCACAGGGCGTTTTGGGCGGCGCGTTGTTCGGCTTCTTTTTTGTTGCGTCCCCACGCGGCGACATACCGGATGCCGGCGACTTGGGCGGCGACCTGAAAGCACTTGCTATGGTCGGGCCCTTTTTCGTCAAGCAGCAAGTAGTTGGGGGTAGCGCCATGCTCGCGCTGGGCATATTGCTGCAGCGCCGACTTGAAATTGGCGCCGGCTTCGCCGGAGACCGCCAACTCGATCTCGTCTTCTAGATTGCGTAAGACAAAATCTTCGGCCGGTTTGGGGCCGCCATCTAAATAGATCGCGGCGATGATCGCTTCAAAGACGTCCGCCAACAGCGAAGGTGGAACCGAAGGGCTGGACGACATCCCTTTGCCGACGATGAGGAACTCTTCTAACCCCAAGACGCGGCTGAGCTTGGCGCAGGTCAAACGGCTAACGACGACCGATTTGATCCTGGTCAGATCTCCCTCGAGAAAGTGAGGGAAACTGTGAAACAAGGCCTCACAAACGACACGCCCCAGAATGGCGTCCCCGAGAAACTCGAGCCGCTCATTGCTCTCTAGGCGGTGACTTGCGCCGGAAGCATGGGTTAATGCAGATTTTAGAAGTGATTTTTCTTGAAACTCGTAACCAATGCGGACCTCACATCGCGAAATGGGGTCGTCCAATTGGTTCGGCGCTTCGGAAGATTCGCTCATTGCGGACCTATTTTCGCCAGTCCAGCGTTTCCTCCGTTGCGACCACGACGCCGGCTTCTTGCCGAATCGTGGGCGGAACGCAGATAACGCGATATGAATGCTATCAGCACCGACAGTCTAGTTGTCCGGCATGATAGCGTCAACGGCGATTGATGTCGCCGAATATGAAGATCTTCCCTTCTTTTTTGGGCTTCCAGAGGGTAACCGAACCTTGCAAGGGAAGTTAGATTGGTAGTTCCGCGAAACCGATCCACGATGAAATTGCGCCATGATGAACGTACTCTATCTACCTGAACTCCGCGAAATGCTGGCCGAAAACGACCATCAAGGGCTGCTCGAGTTCTGCACTGCGCTGCATCCCGCGCGTACGGCGGAGTTCATGGAAGCCCTGACGATCGACGAGGTTTGGAACGTCCTGCGGCATGCAGATACGCAGCTACAGAGTGAAATTTTCGCTTACTTCGAGCATCCGTTTCAGGTCGAGATCATCGAGTCCCGCGATCCGGCGGAAGTCGCGGAGATGATCGCCTGCATGTCGGCGGACGATCGCGTCGACTTGCTGTCAGGGGTCGAAGAGGAGACGGTGACCGTCATTCTCTCGCTCTTGCCGCTCGAAGAACGACGCGATTTCCAGCGTCTCTCGGGACATCCCGAAGGGACCGCCGGCGCGATCATGACCACCGAAGTCGCACGGCTCAGCGAAGACCTGACCGTTCGCCAGGCGCTGGAAGAGCTGACCCGTCAGGCCGAACATCTGGAGACGGTCTACTACATTTATATTGTCGACGAAAACGATCGACTGCATGGAGTCGTCTCGACGCGGCAACTAGTATCATCGCTCGGCAAATCGGATCGCAAGCTGTCAGAGCTGATGGAGCCGGAGGTGATTCACTGTCAGGTGACCGAAGACCAAGAGGAAGTCTTGCGGAAAATGGCCGACTACGACTTGTTGGCGATCCCCGTCGTTGACGACGCGTTGCAACTGGTCGGAATCATTACGCACGACGATATTCTCGACGTCGTGTTGGAAGAAGCGGAAGAAGACGCGTATCGCGCGGCGGCGGTCGAACCGCTCGAAGATTCGTACCTACAAACGCCGATCATCACTCTCAGCTGGAAACGCGGCGTCTGGCTGATCATCTTGTTTATCGGTGCGTTGTTCACGTCGATGGCGCTCGGCCATTTCCAGGAAGAGCTGAACAAATTCGCCTGGCTCGTCCCCTTCATTCCGCTCGTCATTTCGACCGGCGGCAATACCGGAAATCAATCGGCGACGTTGATCATCATGGCGTTGAACAAAGGAGACTTAACGGCCCGCGACTGGTTTATGGTCGTTCGCCGCGAGATCTTGATGGGGCTGATCTTAGGGAGCTTACTCAGCGTGCTGGGCTATGGGATCGCGTTTATGGAGGCGCCTTCCGCTTTTGCAGCGCTCGTCGTTCCCATCACCGTTTTAGCCGTCGTCATCGCAGGCACGACCGTCGGCTCGTCTCTCCCGCTCCTCTTTAAGAGCATCAATCTCGACCCGGCGCTGATGAGCAATCCCTTCGTCGCCGGCATCATCGATTTTTTAGGGATCGTTATCTATATGTCGGTCGCGATTTTATTGTTGGGCGAGTGACGAGATGCTGGGTGCGTCTGGCCGTATTTTGGAGTTGCGCTATTTGGCCGAACGGATTCCGGGTGGCCCGGATAGCTCCGCTATCGGGGCCGACGAAGTCGGTGGGAGACATCGAGCCGCGATCGGGCTTACTTCGGTGGTCGCTATACCGTTGGAAATGGCGAAAAGCTCCTGAACTGCTTCCAGGGAACCAATGCCTCTTACGGCTGCGCCGCCCCGATAGCGGAGCTATCGCGGCCAACCAAGCAAATAGCGTTTTTTTACAATCGCAACGTTAGACGTTGAGCGCCGGTTGTCCGACGTACAACTGCAAGATTTGGCTTTGCACTTTGATCGCGCGGATTAACACCCAGACTTGATCGGGGGTAAAACCACGCGGATCCGAGCAAGATAGTTCTTCCAACTCGGCGGTCATCGCCGCATGCTGGTCAGTCGCGGCTTGCAGTTTGAGCCCCACTTCTTTCCAGACGGTCGTGAGCAACTCTTCGCTGGCCAAATCCTGCGTGTCTTTCACCGAGTTCGACAGCAACAGACATAGTCTGGCGACATCTTGGAGGTCGGCGCTCGGTTGCAAATTTTGGATTCGATCAGCAAGTTCGCGACAAGATACGTTCATGGCTAACATTCCAGCCGGTAAGACGAGTAAGCGATTGCCCCATGCGGGCCTGCCAAACTTTAGCTTAGTTTGCAGCTCCTTTCTCAGAAATTTCGTCGCCGCTTGCAACCGGCTCGGCACAACCGTTACGACCGCGCGAACTGGTCGTTATAGAGCCCCAATATCTCCGCTGCAGAGTGCGATGGCTCGAACTTTAGACTGCGCAGTTGCGATTTCCCGCGAAGTTGGGCTCGATAATCGTCATCGGACAAAACTCGCGTAATTGCGGCGGCCAGTGCGTCGACATCGTCGACCGGCACAACTTCGGCCGTCTGCTTGGGAAAGATCTCCCGAGTTCCTCCCACGTCGGTCGCGATAACCGGCAAAGCCGTCGCCGCCGCTTCCAGCAGTACTCGGCCCAGTGGTTCCTGTCGAGCGGCATGCACCAACATCGTCATCTCGCGCAGCACGGCGGCCACATCGGATCGAAAAGCGAGAAACGATACGGCGCCTTCGAGTCGATTTTCGCGGACAAACTGGTGCAGCGACGCTTCGTACTCGATCGCTTCGTCCTTTTGCGAGAAACGCTCCCCCAGGATCAGCAGATGCGCATCACGATGCGCGCCGCGTACTTGGGCGAATGCGCGCAGCGCCACGTCAACCCCTTTTCGCATTCCGATCTGGCCAATCGTCGCCAACAAACGGGTCTCCGGCGGCAGTCCCAGCTCCGCATGCAAAAAATGGGTTACCGCCCCAGGAAAGAACTGCGATTTGTCGACGCCGTTGTAAATGACGCGGGTCGACGTCTCGGACAGCCCTTGCGCCACATGAAAGTCACGTGTCGCCTGCGAAACGACGATCCGCGCGTGCAGCTGATTCAAGTCGTCAATGACGCGCCGATTCAGCTTGATGATGTCGCGCAGGTGCCCCACTTTCACGATCTGCGGCGGCGTCGCGATCGGCCCCAACAAGCGACTCATCGAGAGACTATTCGCATGCACCACGTCAGGCCGCAGTCGATCGATCTGTTGCGTGAGTTCGGCCCGCAGTTGTTCAAGCGGGCGTTTGCGTCCTTGCTCGTCGAGCACGTCCCACGCGTGATACGCGGCGCCGGCAGCTGCGATCGCGGTCGATAGTTCGCCGCCGGATGGGCCCAGAATCGTCGGTCGCCATCCGCTGGATGGCAAATGCGGCAGGACTGAGAGGAGCGAGTTCTCACCGCCGTTCAGCGTTGCGTATTCGCAGAGATAAAGAACCGACGGCATTGGAGTCGCGTTCTGTAGTCGCCAGTTGGCTGAAAAAGTAGTAGGGCAGGCCGTGCCTGCCGCCCCCCTGCCCCATACCAAGTGCGTACCGTTTGATCACCGCTTCCGGCAGGCACGGCCTGCCCTACGATTACAGCAAACCGTACTTGGTCAACGTCGCACGTAGCTGCGTTTCTTCACTCGGTTCGAGCGGGGTCATCGGCAGGCGCAGTTCGCCGGTATCGCGTCCCAGCATCTTCATCGCCGCTTTGATCGGAATCGGATTGGTCGCTAGACCGAGCATCTCGCGGCAAAGCCCAAACAGCTGGAAGTGGAGCTTTTGCGCTTCGGCCAGGTTACCGGCGTTCATCGCGGCGACCATCGCGATCATCGCTTCCGGCACGATGTTACCGACGACCGAGATCACTCCACCGCCGCCGACCGACATCATCGGGATCGTCAGGCTATCGTCGCCGCTTAGCACGGTCAGATTGGTTCGTTCCAACACTTGCGACGTTTGGTCAAGCGAGCCGGTCGCATCTTTGACCAACTGAATGTTTTCCAATTCGCCCAACTGGGCGATCGTCTCGGGCTCAATATTCTTACCGGCGCGACCCGGAATGTTGTAAACGCAGATCGGCACGTCGACCGCTTCGGCAACCGCTTTGAAATGCTCGTAGAAGCCGCGTTGCGTCGGCTTGTTGTAGTACGGCGCGACCATCAGCGCCGCGTCGGCGCCTTCTTTGGCGGCCCACTTGGTTAGACGCAACGCTTCGGCAGTGCTGTTCGACCCGGTCCCCGGCATCACTTTCACGCGACCAGCGGCGGTCTCAATGACCGAGCTAATCACCCGCTCATGCTCGGCGTGCGAGAGGGTCGGCGATTCGCCGGTGGTGCCGACCGGACACAGTCCGGTGACGCCTGCCGCGATTTGAAAATCGACTTGCTGTTTCAAGCATTCATAATCGACATTGCCGTCCTTGAACGGAGTGACAATGGCGACCCAAACGCCAGCAAATTCAGAACCTTTTCGCGACATAACTCATCACCGATACCAACGGGAACCAGAAAAAAACGTGCTACAAATATGGTGGAAACGGGCCAATTCGACAACCGGGGGGAGTGATTCGCCGCTTGCGGAAGAACTCTTCAGGAACGCAAGTCAGGTAGAATGGGTGCAGCAAGCGGCTTTTCGCTGGCCATTCTTCCTCCACATGACTCGCTTGCGTAACCCACCTTTTGTTCGGCGAAATCTGGTAGGTTACGCAAGCGATCCGGGATGAAATCGCCTAGTGGGCCTCTTTGCGCTTGCTCCTCCCACGCTACTTTATCTACCCGGTAATCAATTGTTTCATATCGCGAACGGCTTGCTGCAGGCCCACCATGATCGATCGGGCGATAATGCTATGACCAATGTTTAGCTCGCTCATCTTTGGAATGGCCGCAATCGGCAGCACGTTCGAATAAGTCAATCCGTGCCCCGCCAGCAGTTCCATGCCCAGATCGCAGATTTGTTGACTTGCTTGGGTCAATTTTTCGATTTCGGCCAACTGAGCGTCCCCACGCGTGAGGGCGAATTGCCCCGTATGTAGTTCCACTCCCGTTGCGCCCAGTTTTCGCGCCATCACCAATTGGGCTGGCTCGGGATCGAGAAACAGACTGACCGCGATGCCGGCGTCTTGCAGACGTTCGATGGCGGCCTTCACTTTCTCAGGGCGGCGCAGCAGATCGAGCCCCCCTTCGGTCGTCACTTCTTCCCGTTTTTCCGGGACCAAAGTGACTTGGTCCGGCTTCACTTCGCAAGCGATCTTCAGCACTTCTTCGACGGTGGCCAGTTCGAGATTGACTTTGACTTTGGCCGTTTCGCGGATGATTCGCAGATCGCGATCCTGGATATGCCGCCGATCTTCGCGCAAATGAAGCGTGATGCAGTCGGCGCCGCCCATCTCGGCCAAAGCGGCGGCCCATACCGGGTCAGGCTCGTTCGTCTGGCGGGCCTGTCGCACGGTCGCGACGTGGTCAATATTGACTCCCAAATTGGGCATGGGGGGATTACCTCAAAGAATCGCAGAAGAAATGGGTGAGTGAATGGAACCTTTGATTTTACGCCGCATCGGCTTTCGCGCCAGCAGGACATCGCCGGGGACAATCAGGTTCGGCATTAGAGAATGACGGCACGATCGAAAAAGGGGGTTAGCGAAAAAGAGGGTCAGGTCCGAATTTTGCAGCAAAATTCGGACCTGACCCTCTTTTTCGCTACCTCTGCGGCGCGACGGAGTTCTCCACAGCGTCGTACCAATCGCACTGTGCATCCGCAATCAGTTGGGCGCCGCTGTTATCGGCGGCGGTGATCTCCATTTCCAACTCTTCGCCGGCGAGCGTTTCTCCCAGATAGTCGCGGGCCGCTTCGGCTTGTTGGCGATTGGCGCACAGCCCAAAGATCGTCGGTCCCCACGAACTTTGTCCGACGCCGCGAACCCCAAACTGTTGCAACGCGTCGACGGTTCGTTGGCTGAGCTGATTGAGATAGGCGCCCCCC
The nucleotide sequence above comes from Blastopirellula sp. J2-11. Encoded proteins:
- the rnc gene encoding ribonuclease III is translated as MSESSEAPNQLDDPISRCEVRIGYEFQEKSLLKSALTHASGASHRLESNERLEFLGDAILGRVVCEALFHSFPHFLEGDLTRIKSVVVSRLTCAKLSRVLGLEEFLIVGKGMSSSPSVPPSLLADVFEAIIAAIYLDGGPKPAEDFVLRNLEDEIELAVSGEAGANFKSALQQYAQREHGATPNYLLLDEKGPDHSKCFQVAAQVAGIRYVAAWGRNKKEAEQRAAQNALCEIEGRPAEHLAE
- the mgtE gene encoding magnesium transporter; translation: MMNVLYLPELREMLAENDHQGLLEFCTALHPARTAEFMEALTIDEVWNVLRHADTQLQSEIFAYFEHPFQVEIIESRDPAEVAEMIACMSADDRVDLLSGVEEETVTVILSLLPLEERRDFQRLSGHPEGTAGAIMTTEVARLSEDLTVRQALEELTRQAEHLETVYYIYIVDENDRLHGVVSTRQLVSSLGKSDRKLSELMEPEVIHCQVTEDQEEVLRKMADYDLLAIPVVDDALQLVGIITHDDILDVVLEEAEEDAYRAAAVEPLEDSYLQTPIITLSWKRGVWLIILFIGALFTSMALGHFQEELNKFAWLVPFIPLVISTGGNTGNQSATLIIMALNKGDLTARDWFMVVRREILMGLILGSLLSVLGYGIAFMEAPSAFAALVVPITVLAVVIAGTTVGSSLPLLFKSINLDPALMSNPFVAGIIDFLGIVIYMSVAILLLGE
- a CDS encoding glycosyltransferase family 4 protein — translated: MPSVLYLCEYATLNGGENSLLSVLPHLPSSGWRPTILGPSGGELSTAIAAAGAAYHAWDVLDEQGRKRPLEQLRAELTQQIDRLRPDVVHANSLSMSRLLGPIATPPQIVKVGHLRDIIKLNRRVIDDLNQLHARIVVSQATRDFHVAQGLSETSTRVIYNGVDKSQFFPGAVTHFLHAELGLPPETRLLATIGQIGMRKGVDVALRAFAQVRGAHRDAHLLILGERFSQKDEAIEYEASLHQFVRENRLEGAVSFLAFRSDVAAVLREMTMLVHAARQEPLGRVLLEAAATALPVIATDVGGTREIFPKQTAEVVPVDDVDALAAAITRVLSDDDYRAQLRGKSQLRSLKFEPSHSAAEILGLYNDQFARS
- the dapA gene encoding 4-hydroxy-tetrahydrodipicolinate synthase, which gives rise to MSRKGSEFAGVWVAIVTPFKDGNVDYECLKQQVDFQIAAGVTGLCPVGTTGESPTLSHAEHERVISSVIETAAGRVKVMPGTGSNSTAEALRLTKWAAKEGADAALMVAPYYNKPTQRGFYEHFKAVAEAVDVPICVYNIPGRAGKNIEPETIAQLGELENIQLVKDATGSLDQTSQVLERTNLTVLSGDDSLTIPMMSVGGGGVISVVGNIVPEAMIAMVAAMNAGNLAEAQKLHFQLFGLCREMLGLATNPIPIKAAMKMLGRDTGELRLPMTPLEPSEETQLRATLTKYGLL
- a CDS encoding pyridoxine 5'-phosphate synthase, encoding MPNLGVNIDHVATVRQARQTNEPDPVWAAALAEMGGADCITLHLREDRRHIQDRDLRIIRETAKVKVNLELATVEEVLKIACEVKPDQVTLVPEKREEVTTEGGLDLLRRPEKVKAAIERLQDAGIAVSLFLDPEPAQLVMARKLGATGVELHTGQFALTRGDAQLAEIEKLTQASQQICDLGMELLAGHGLTYSNVLPIAAIPKMSELNIGHSIIARSIMVGLQQAVRDMKQLITG